In Glycine max cultivar Williams 82 chromosome 4, Glycine_max_v4.0, whole genome shotgun sequence, the genomic stretch ACTACTTGCGTTTAAATAATAGTTATATTAAAGACTTTTAGGGATAACAAAGTGatataacaaaatacaaaaaaaataaattgttattataCCTGAAATGACATGAGTAGCAAGATTAAAAACTTCTAGCAGCTTACAAACTTTCTCAACTTGATTCCACTCCTCAAGTAAAGGTGCATAATTATAGTGAGGCTCTCTTTCTTTGTAAGAAGCAAATGCAGTCTTAAATTTCAAAGCAGTTGACAACATATTAAAGGTTGAATTCCATCTTGTTGGACAATCAATAACAAGTTTCCTTTCTTTCAAGCGTTTTTGCTCAACAACATCACAAAATGCCTTTAGTCTTGCATCGTTGTGGTTAATATATTTGACACTTTCACGAATATTGAAAATGATATCCTTAATTGTACTAAGGTCATCTTGCACTAACAAATTCAATATGTGAGCACAACATCTAACATGAAACAAAGAGCCACCAAGGAATAACTTACTACTTAGAGATATATTCTCTTTGAGACATCTTATGCATGAGTCATTGTAAGAGGCATTATCCACAGATAttgaaaaaactttattttcaatCCCCCAAGTTTTCAAACACTTAAAAATAGCATCAGCAACATCAATACCACGCCTTGGAGCAGGCACtttcacaaaacataaaactctTTTTTGAAGATTCCATCCCGCGTCAATGAAATGTCCAGTAATAATCATATATTCAACTACTTGATGGCTAGATTTCCACATATCTGTAGTTAAACTGATCTTGCTCACACTTTCTAACAATTTCTTCAATGTTTTCTTCTCCATCTCAAATAGTGCCAAACAATCATTTCTTGCAGTTTTATGAGTAATCTTATGAAAATTAGGGTTTGCATATTGGAAGGCCCACATCCAAATAGAATCCTCAACAACACTAAAAGGATATTCATGAACCATGATAGCAATTGCAATTATTTCCCTCATCTTTTCATTAGAGTATCTAACACTAGGAATCATAAAAGggttatttgaatttgaaggcTGGAATGGAATGGTGGGTTGTCTACTTTCAGCAGTTGTTTTAGCCTTCTTTTGAATGCAACTGTTGGAATGTCTTTTCAAATGGGTAGTACTTGACCCAGTTCCACCAGTAGCAATTTTACTTTTGCAGTATCTACAAAACAACTTTCTTCACCCCAGGGGAGATTTCCATTTCATCAAAATCATTCCAAACAACTAAagtttttttcctctttctccTGACAACTGGTTCTTGatgttcattttcttcattgttAGCTTCTACTTGAGTTGAATCTGCAGGAACTTGTACATTCACctcattatcatttgtatgaGTGGATGTTATTGGTTCACTAATTTCCAAAGGAGAAGACATCTGTTAAACAtagtaaaaatatgaattaaaacATGACACAACATAGGACAACAACAAGAGGAACCATTAAAATTGATGTCCCAAAACTACATTGCCTTTGTAATGAAAAAGCTATCTAAATATAATAGTTATAATGACATGCAAAAAAGTATTGATAGAAATCATATATCACCAAGTAACAAAAAACCAACGTGAACATGCCTAAATCAAGACTCATAATGAAACTTGGTAAAGgaataacaagatgaaagagaaaatggcaaGGTTTTGAAGTTTTACCTTTATCAAAGCTTGAAGTGAAAAGGATACGATTTTTGTTTGCTCTAGAATAGAATAGGAACGTAatagttaaaagaaaaagaaaacctaaTAGGAAAAGGAAGCGTCAACAGGAATAggaaaaccaataaaaataatgaggaatataaagGGACACATAACTCACACCTAAATtaaaggatatgatttttgtttgctcTGGAAtaggaacgtaataggaaagttaaaagaaaaaggaaacctaataggaaaaggaaacattaatagccaataaaaataatgaggaatataaaagggcacatgactcacacctaaattaAAGGATATGATTTTGTTTGCTCTGGAATATAGGAACGCAATAggaaagttaaaagaaaaaggaaacgtTAACAGGAATAGGAAATAGGA encodes the following:
- the LOC106798500 gene encoding zinc finger BED domain-containing protein RICESLEEPER 2, whose protein sequence is MREIIAIAIMVHEYPFSVVEDSIWMWAFQYANPNFHKITHKTARNDCLALFEMEKKTLKKLLESVSKISLTTDMWKSSHQVVEYMIITGHFIDAGWNLQKRVLCFVKVPAPRRGIDVADAIFKCLKTWGIENKVFSISVDNASYNDSCIRCLKENISLSSKLFLGGSLFHVRCCAHILNLLVQDDLSTIKDIIFNIRESVKYINHNDARLKAFCDVVEQKRLKERKLVIDCPTRWNSTFNMLSTALKFKTAFASYKEREPHYNYAPLLEEWNQVEKVCKLLEVFNLATHVISEVWKVKKILDKEIEDEDLFMREMVGPMKKKFDKYWGECNMLMAIASVLDPRCEFHMVSICFPLIYSKEVVDENIKKVKSSFEELYDEYVGLCLQESTSSVVNLDDNISSSSQFNTSVVTSFDEIMSMLREKEVVSPIKSELQDYLDEGIYVPNTNSFSALDWWRNNNMKYKILSKMAADILVIPISTVASESTFSAGGRVIDEFHSKLNEESVEALICGGDWFRQKYNVKKKSKVNLTYYNFYK